Part of the Prochlorococcus sp. MIT 0603 genome is shown below.
GAATTTTGTTTCTAATGATTTTCAACCACCAATTAGCTGTGACATTCGCAACTTAAAAGCACGAACATTACTCGATAAAGAATCTAGTCCAAAGGCTTTAGCACTTGGACTGCCAATAAAATGGAGTGAGAATCACACAAACAAAAGCAAAGGAATTCCAAATCAAACAATTAAAAGCTGGTTAACAGCTCCACAACTAACTTGGCTTAATCAATTTAACTTAAAGCCAAGAAATGAAATGTATACAATAGATAGCCTAGAGCCTATTCATCTAGAGGAACTACAAAGATTTAATCTGCTGAAAAAGCAGTTTTTATATGCAAAAGAAATACTAATAAAACAAAAAGATATCTCTGCATTCAACGAAAAAATCGATTGGCAAATAAAACTAATGGGACAAGGCATACTCCCGCCAAGAGCAGCCGCAGAAACAGAGTGTGAGATTTTACAAGCCAGGTGGGAAAGTCTATCGGTTAATATAAAAACAATGGGTCAATTAGAGGAGAAACAATTATCTATTGGAGAAGAGACCATAAAGGTGCTTTATGCAGGAATAAACTCAATAGTTATTGATATAGGGAAATTAAAGGCCAAAACAATTATGACAGCATGGCTACAACATCTACAAGTTTGTGCTTATAGTGATAATACATCTAAAACATATATTTTATCTAGAGCTAATACACCAAAGAAGCGAGATCAATATCACTTATCTGCACATTTCGCCAAAATAGATAAACAGGAAGCAAGAAACTATCTTAAGGACATCTACTCAATTGTAGATCAAGGACTAGAGCAATGTTGGCCTATACCACCAGAAAGTGGTTGGGCCCTATCTAAAGCAAAATATGAAAATAGAAGCAATGCTAAAGGAATATTCAAAAGAGTCTGGACTGGTGACTTTAAGAGGGTAGGCGAACGAGAAAAAGAAGAAATGCGAATTTCCTTCGGAGAAGATTGTAATTCAGAAATATTTTTTGGGAATAAAATATTTGAAGATTGCTTAAAGACACTTTATGGTCCTTTATTAAATAGTCTTATTATATAAAATACACCTTATGAATTCATCCAAGAAGTCACTTCTCAAAAGCTCTTCTAAGTTTAACTTAGTAAAATCATATCTAGGCAATAACAAATTTATAAAAAGCAGCCCCGGTGCATACTTGATATTCATTCAAATACTTGTTATATCAGCCCATTTAATTCCAAAATGGCCCTCATTAGAAAATTGGCCATTCATTTTAAAGTTATTGGCAATTATTATATTGATTAAAGGTATTTATCAAGTAATATATGCAATACTAGATCTAGGCAAATGCTTTAGTATAAGTCCATATCCTAATAAAAATTCTATTTTAGTAACCTATGGAGGTTATCATAAGTGTAGACATCCTATTTACAATGGTATTTGCCTGATATCATGTAGTATTTTTATATTTAATGGAAGTATTATACATTTATTTTTATTCTCTTTGTTAAGCATTATCCTCATAAAGAAAGCAAGATTAGAAGAAGTTAGGTTGAAGTTAATCCATGATCAATACACAAGCTATATGAAGGATACACCAGCAATATTTAACCGAATAAAATACTTTGATTGGAGAGATTGAAAGATGGATAAACATACTAACTATAACTTTAAGGAATAATGAATACTAAGAAATTTACATTTAAGCCAAATCATTACCCACTCGAACCAGGTATGCGTCTATTGGAAGCAAGTGCTGGTACAGGGAAGACATTCTCTTTGTCACATCTTGTCTTGCGTCTACTTACTGAAAAAGAATACTCAATGGAAGAGATTCTTGTTATTAGTTTTACAAAAGCAACAGCTTCTGAAATTCAAGCCAAGATATCTAGTCGATTACTTTTAGCACTAAAAGGACTCGAAAACATAAAAACCAATTCAAAAGTCGGTACACTTGATCAAGTCTTAATTGAATGGTTAGAATTAAACGCAAAAAAGAAGTCAACCAGATTGCGTTTGGCTGGCCAAATATTAAAAGCACTAGAAAGTATTGATCATGCAGATATAACAACCATTCATGGATTTTGCCGTCGAACTCTTCGGAGAGAATCCATTGCAATCGGATGTGATATAGACCCTGAGCAAATTTCAGAAGAAGATAATGAAAGATTAATGCATGAAATAATACATGAATACTGGAAAGAGCATATTTTAGGAATTAATCCATTACATTATAAAGGGCTACAAATGGCTGGCTTATCATTAGACAACCTATTTAGTAGCTTATCAAAAATTGATAATGATCCTAGTGTAGACTTTATAGTAGACGATCCGAAGATTAATAGCTCAACCGAACTATCTGATCAATTTGAAGGTTGGTTTAAAGAATGTTGGGAAAAATTCATTTTTCATTGGAATAAAGGAGGAGTTGATTTAGAAAAATACATTAGAAATCAATCATTGATCTGGAAAGAAATGGGTGTAGCAAACATAAAGCCCTTCTCTCCTAAACCTAGAAGAGATAGAGTATTAGAAATTACAGACTGGATTCTTAAATACACTATTTTTAAAAACAATCAAGAAACTAAGTTAACTCCAAGCTATTATGTTGTTCGGAGCAATCTATTACTTAAAGATTACTTTCACCCTGGTAAAATATCAGAAATTGAAGCCCGTAACGACCTTAAACAATCAATATCGCCATACTCTACTTTGCAATGTGCCATAGCTGAACTATGGGATAAGCCAGCGGAAATGACATGGAAACATGCATTAAGCTGGTGTAATCACAAACTAAAAGAAAGAAGGAGCAATTCCGGTATTATAAGTTATAGTGATCAACTAAAAGCTTTAGATCCGGGGGCAAATCAATTAAATGATATAACTAAAAATCAAATAACAAAGAAATTACAAGAAAGATATAAAGTAATCCTTATTGATGAGTTTCAAGATACAGATCCAGTTCAGTGGCGAATAATCAGTGAGGCCTTTAGTAAAAGCAATAATCATGTCCTCATTCTAGTAGGCGATCCAAAACAATCGATCTATAGATTTAGAGGTAGCGATCTTTCTACCTACTTAAATGCTAGAAAGAATGTAGATCGTATTGATTCATTATTGACAAACTACAGAGCAATCCCTGAGCTTGTAAGTGGTCTTAATACTCTAATGAAATGTGGCCTAAAGAATTCAAGTCTAGAAGTACCAACTTTATCATCCGCGACCAAGGCGAAAGAACATACCGCAACTCCTATTGAGATTCTTAACTTTGACGTTACGTCATCCACTACTAATAACTCAGGAGAAGAATTGCCATCGAAATCACTGGTAGAAGAATCTATCCCATCGATTGTAACTACTACTATTCTAAGACTTTTAAAGAACGAGGCATTGACAACTAATCTAGACGATATATGTGTTCTTGTTAATCGACATGATCAAGCGGAAAAGATACGCGATAATTTAGCAAAAGCAAATCTTCCAAGTAGACTAATAAATCAGGGTGATGTGCTAGAAAGCTTAGCCTCAGAATGTTTACAGATTTTTTTGGATTGCCTAGCATACCCTACTAAAATAGCTAATATAAAAAGATTAGCTGCCTCACCATTATTACAATGGGGACTGACTAAAATTCAATCATCAGATGAGAATGGTGATATTGATCAACTAGTAATTAAATGCAAGGACTGGGCACAGGGATTGCAAACAAAAGGTCTTCCTAATTGCTTGTCAGAACTTTTAGAAGGGGAGAATATAGCTAATTTATCTGAAAGGGGGAGACTGCTAGGGGATCTTCAACAATGTGCCGAGATTGTCCAAGAACAGATCCATATTGAAGGCTTAGATGCTCACCTAACTGCAAGGTGGCTAAGGCAACAATGCAATCGAGATCTAAAACATATACCAGAACTACGTCGACCTAATAGCGACATAGCAGAATCGGCTATAACAATAATCACCGTACATAGGAGTAAAGGACTTCAATACAAAACTGTAATCTGTCCATACCTATGGCAGGCTCCTCCTATTCCTAAAGGACCAATATGGCGTATCAAAGGTTCAGAAACCTGGTATTTCTCTCTTAACACAGATGGGGATAAGATGAAAACCATTTTAGAGAACTCAATCAATGAGTCAATAGAAGAATCTGAAAGGATTGCATATGTAGCCCTTACTCGTGCTCAAAATAAATTAATCGTAATCTGGAGCATGGCAACAAAT
Proteins encoded:
- a CDS encoding UvrD-helicase domain-containing protein, whose product is MNTKKFTFKPNHYPLEPGMRLLEASAGTGKTFSLSHLVLRLLTEKEYSMEEILVISFTKATASEIQAKISSRLLLALKGLENIKTNSKVGTLDQVLIEWLELNAKKKSTRLRLAGQILKALESIDHADITTIHGFCRRTLRRESIAIGCDIDPEQISEEDNERLMHEIIHEYWKEHILGINPLHYKGLQMAGLSLDNLFSSLSKIDNDPSVDFIVDDPKINSSTELSDQFEGWFKECWEKFIFHWNKGGVDLEKYIRNQSLIWKEMGVANIKPFSPKPRRDRVLEITDWILKYTIFKNNQETKLTPSYYVVRSNLLLKDYFHPGKISEIEARNDLKQSISPYSTLQCAIAELWDKPAEMTWKHALSWCNHKLKERRSNSGIISYSDQLKALDPGANQLNDITKNQITKKLQERYKVILIDEFQDTDPVQWRIISEAFSKSNNHVLILVGDPKQSIYRFRGSDLSTYLNARKNVDRIDSLLTNYRAIPELVSGLNTLMKCGLKNSSLEVPTLSSATKAKEHTATPIEILNFDVTSSTTNNSGEELPSKSLVEESIPSIVTTTILRLLKNEALTTNLDDICVLVNRHDQAEKIRDNLAKANLPSRLINQGDVLESLASECLQIFLDCLAYPTKIANIKRLAASPLLQWGLTKIQSSDENGDIDQLVIKCKDWAQGLQTKGLPNCLSELLEGENIANLSERGRLLGDLQQCAEIVQEQIHIEGLDAHLTARWLRQQCNRDLKHIPELRRPNSDIAESAITIITVHRSKGLQYKTVICPYLWQAPPIPKGPIWRIKGSETWYFSLNTDGDKMKTILENSINESIEESERIAYVALTRAQNKLIVIWSMATNQAKNPLRYLFFGKEEENYNQKELSIKTMQKWIKDQDKNITIKNIEINKTNDFWSSTNSSEQLSIGPTPERALDQSWGRYSYSKWISSATDKYAYPQSPRISEEGKDTEQIELRAKDVDSNQFVSQLVDVKYSQSPLAEFPRGPVAGDCLHRILEKLDFSLPITDPKTASLIEDELRKSSISIDMKSNVKDALKRVLSVPLGGALGNLQLKQLNSNRCISELKFDLSLSINDNAIKSIDIYKAFRKNPDSKFGKIYPKKLIDLNISSKGFFTGSIDLIFYDKDNFKEARWWLIDWKSNWIGNDMEDSKSINCSPDNYSQKNMYKQMIEHHYPLQAHLYLVALHRYLNWRLVDYNPSKHLGGYVYIFLRGIPKTKEISSYNLKSKVPGIFLEEAPIERILALDKLMDGTK
- a CDS encoding methyltransferase family protein, with product MNSSKKSLLKSSSKFNLVKSYLGNNKFIKSSPGAYLIFIQILVISAHLIPKWPSLENWPFILKLLAIIILIKGIYQVIYAILDLGKCFSISPYPNKNSILVTYGGYHKCRHPIYNGICLISCSIFIFNGSIIHLFLFSLLSIILIKKARLEEVRLKLIHDQYTSYMKDTPAIFNRIKYFDWRD